In Streptomyces violaceusniger Tu 4113, one DNA window encodes the following:
- a CDS encoding DUF742 domain-containing protein: MTTAGSGRPARKPARVRPYSLTGGRTRSGHVLLVETFVASLESPDGPLDPAPSGLNARMMPEIRAIIELCDRMRSVAEVSAMLKIPLGVVRVLLSDLADQGKIRVYGTGRGPGQPDRALLERVLSGLRRL; the protein is encoded by the coding sequence GTGACGACCGCCGGGTCCGGCCGGCCCGCCCGTAAACCCGCTCGCGTACGTCCGTACTCACTCACCGGCGGTCGCACCCGCTCCGGCCATGTGCTGCTGGTGGAGACCTTCGTGGCGTCGCTGGAGTCTCCGGACGGACCGCTCGACCCGGCTCCCAGCGGGTTGAACGCCCGGATGATGCCGGAGATCCGGGCGATCATCGAACTGTGCGACAGGATGCGCTCCGTCGCGGAGGTCTCCGCGATGCTCAAGATCCCACTCGGGGTGGTGCGCGTCCTGCTCAGCGACCTGGCCGACCAGGGAAAGATCCGCGTCTACGGCACCGGGCGGGGTCCCGGCCAGCCGGACCGCGCGTTGCTCGAAAGGGTGCTCAGTGGACTTCGCAGGCTCTGA
- a CDS encoding GTP-binding protein, giving the protein MPGAGIPGAEEVLQRWQTDRSRAPIATKIVIAGGFGVGKTTFVGAVSEITPLQTEALMTQASESVDDLEATPEKLTTTVAMDFGRITLENDLVLYLFGTPGQQRFWFMWDDLMRGAIGAVVMVDTRRLDESFPALDYFESLGLPYVVAVNHFEGTPLYEPEDVRDALSVASTVPVVMMDARRRIAVVDALLALVRHAVDASPE; this is encoded by the coding sequence ATACCCGGGGCCGGGATACCCGGGGCCGAGGAGGTGCTCCAGAGGTGGCAGACGGACCGCTCCCGCGCGCCGATCGCCACCAAGATCGTGATAGCGGGAGGGTTCGGGGTCGGCAAGACGACCTTCGTCGGCGCGGTTTCGGAGATCACTCCGCTGCAGACCGAGGCGCTGATGACGCAGGCCAGCGAGAGCGTGGACGACCTCGAGGCGACGCCGGAGAAGCTGACCACCACCGTCGCGATGGACTTCGGCCGGATCACGCTGGAGAACGATCTGGTCCTGTATCTCTTCGGCACCCCCGGCCAGCAGCGCTTCTGGTTCATGTGGGACGACCTGATGCGCGGGGCCATCGGCGCGGTGGTGATGGTCGACACCCGGCGCCTGGACGAGAGCTTCCCGGCGCTGGACTACTTCGAGAGCCTCGGTCTGCCGTATGTGGTGGCGGTCAACCACTTCGAGGGGACCCCGCTCTACGAGCCCGAGGATGTGCGGGACGCGCTCTCCGTGGCGTCCACGGTGCCGGTGGTGATGATGGACGCCCGGCGCCGGATCGCGGTCGTGGACGCGCTGCTGGCGCTGGTGAGACACGCCGTTGACGCCTCACCCGAGTGA
- a CDS encoding styrene monooxygenase/indole monooxygenase family protein gives MRKILIVGAGQSGLQLALGLQSKGYEITLMSNRTSDEIRGGRVMSTQCMFHTALGHERDLELNFWEERAPRVEGLGVSVAGPPASEGQAHPRVIDWVGRLDGHAQSVDQRIKMAGWMETFEQRGGQVVVHGAAVSDLDVLDRKYDLALVAAGKGELVSLFGRDAARSPYDTPRRALAVAYVHGLGPRPEHPGIEAVRCNLVPGVGELFVMPALTTTGRADILFWEGVPGGPVDAFQGITDPSEHLARVLELMERFTPWEYARATKVELTDAGGTLSGGYAPTVRNPVARLPGGGLVLGVADVVVANDPITGQGANSAAKCAAAYLESIVEHGDRPFDEEWMRTTFDRYWESARHVTKWTNAMLGPPPEYIVDLLGAGAAFPAVAHRIANGFDDPSDFENFFYEPEKTAAYLDEVRKEAEAAEGEAGACGGAEVCEEAGADDRAGAEARAGRYVG, from the coding sequence ATGCGGAAGATACTCATCGTGGGTGCCGGTCAGTCCGGCCTCCAACTCGCTCTCGGCCTGCAGTCCAAGGGCTACGAGATCACGCTGATGTCCAACCGGACGTCCGATGAGATCCGCGGCGGACGGGTGATGTCCACCCAGTGCATGTTCCACACCGCGCTGGGCCATGAGCGCGATCTGGAGCTCAACTTCTGGGAGGAGCGGGCGCCGCGGGTCGAGGGCCTCGGGGTCTCCGTCGCCGGGCCGCCGGCTTCCGAGGGCCAGGCCCATCCGCGGGTCATCGACTGGGTCGGCCGGCTGGACGGCCACGCCCAGTCCGTCGACCAGCGGATCAAGATGGCCGGCTGGATGGAGACGTTCGAGCAGCGCGGCGGCCAGGTGGTCGTCCACGGCGCCGCCGTCTCCGACCTGGACGTCCTCGACAGAAAGTACGACCTGGCGCTGGTGGCCGCGGGCAAGGGCGAACTGGTCTCGCTCTTCGGCCGGGACGCCGCCCGCTCCCCGTACGACACTCCGCGGCGCGCCCTCGCGGTGGCCTATGTGCACGGGCTCGGCCCGCGCCCCGAACACCCCGGCATCGAGGCGGTGCGCTGCAATCTCGTCCCCGGCGTCGGCGAGCTGTTCGTGATGCCCGCGCTCACCACCACCGGCCGCGCCGACATCCTCTTCTGGGAGGGCGTCCCGGGCGGTCCGGTCGACGCCTTCCAGGGCATCACCGACCCCTCGGAGCATCTGGCGCGCGTCCTGGAGCTGATGGAGCGGTTCACGCCCTGGGAGTACGCGCGCGCCACCAAGGTCGAGCTGACGGACGCGGGCGGCACGCTGTCCGGGGGGTACGCCCCGACCGTGCGCAACCCGGTCGCGCGGCTGCCGGGCGGCGGGCTGGTCCTGGGCGTCGCCGATGTGGTGGTGGCCAACGACCCGATCACCGGGCAGGGCGCCAATTCGGCGGCCAAGTGCGCGGCGGCCTATCTGGAGAGCATCGTCGAGCACGGCGACCGGCCGTTCGACGAGGAGTGGATGCGGACGACCTTCGACCGCTACTGGGAGTCCGCACGGCACGTCACCAAGTGGACCAACGCGATGCTGGGCCCGCCGCCGGAGTACATCGTGGACCTCCTCGGGGCGGGGGCCGCCTTCCCCGCCGTCGCCCACCGCATCGCCAATGGCTTCGACGACCCCTCCGACTTCGAGAACTTCTTCTACGAGCCGGAGAAGACGGCCGCCTATCTGGACGAGGTCAGGAAAGAGGCCGAGGCCGCGGAGGGTGAAGCCGGGGCCTGTGGGGGAGCTGAGGTCTGTGAGGAGGCCGGGGCCGACGACCGGGCCGGGGCCGAGGCCAGGGCGGGCCGGTACGTCGGCTGA
- a CDS encoding C40 family peptidase, giving the protein MSGRIVGSVWAAAITATAALVPAVPAATATAAPSRPADRSVSELLTQLKTLYRKAEEATETYNATEEKLRKQRTRTRELTTELMHARTELADSHDDAGRLARQQYQGHSTLSSYTFLLTLLTPHPESAADEARELERAAGREAALMQRLTRGERHADTIATRARTALDKQLSLTAKRKKQRDKVEKKLHSIEKLLAALSARQIAQVAQRERQETAKAQRKLLGSGALGPANGASPDAPATDGGTRTTPAPAPAPGSGRATPAGTPAPGTPAPVATVTAPGPRPAPGRPGTATAEAGKRALTYALNQIGKPYVWGAEGPNSFDCSGLTSSAWAYAGRLIPRTSQEQWRQLPRVPLNKLRPGDLVIYYKGASHVAMYAGNGQVVQAPRPGQRVKLSPLASNPLHGAVRPGPATVAKR; this is encoded by the coding sequence GTGTCAGGAAGGATCGTGGGCTCGGTCTGGGCGGCGGCGATCACGGCGACCGCCGCGCTGGTACCCGCCGTTCCGGCGGCGACGGCGACGGCCGCCCCCTCCCGCCCCGCCGACCGGTCCGTGTCCGAGCTGCTGACGCAGCTCAAGACGCTGTACCGGAAGGCCGAGGAGGCGACGGAGACGTACAACGCGACCGAGGAGAAGCTGCGCAAGCAGCGCACCAGAACCAGGGAGCTCACGACCGAGCTCATGCACGCCCGTACGGAGCTCGCCGACAGCCACGACGACGCGGGACGGCTGGCCCGCCAGCAGTACCAGGGCCACAGCACGCTCTCCTCCTACACCTTTCTGCTGACCCTGCTCACCCCCCACCCGGAGAGCGCCGCCGACGAGGCCCGTGAGCTGGAGCGGGCGGCGGGCCGCGAGGCCGCCCTGATGCAGCGGCTGACCAGGGGCGAGCGGCACGCCGACACCATCGCCACCCGGGCCCGGACCGCGCTGGACAAACAGCTCTCCCTGACGGCGAAACGAAAGAAACAGCGGGACAAGGTGGAGAAAAAGCTCCACTCCATCGAGAAGCTGCTCGCCGCGCTCAGCGCCCGCCAGATCGCCCAGGTGGCGCAGCGCGAGCGCCAGGAGACCGCGAAGGCGCAGCGCAAACTGCTCGGCTCCGGGGCGCTCGGCCCCGCGAACGGCGCCTCGCCGGACGCCCCCGCCACAGACGGCGGCACCCGCACCACCCCGGCCCCGGCCCCGGCCCCCGGAAGCGGACGGGCCACCCCCGCGGGCACCCCCGCCCCGGGCACCCCCGCCCCGGTCGCCACCGTCACCGCGCCCGGCCCGCGCCCGGCCCCCGGCCGCCCCGGAACGGCGACCGCGGAGGCCGGGAAGCGGGCGCTCACCTATGCGCTGAACCAGATCGGCAAGCCGTACGTCTGGGGCGCCGAGGGGCCGAACTCCTTCGACTGCTCGGGGCTGACCTCCTCCGCCTGGGCGTATGCCGGGCGGCTCATTCCGCGCACCAGCCAGGAGCAGTGGCGCCAACTTCCACGGGTGCCGCTCAACAAGCTGCGCCCCGGCGATTTGGTGATCTACTACAAGGGTGCGAGCCATGTGGCGATGTACGCGGGCAACGGCCAGGTGGTCCAGGCGCCGCGCCCCGGCCAGCGGGTGAAGCTCTCCCCGCTCGCCTCCAATCCGCTGCACGGCGCGGTGCGCCCGGGTCCGGCCACCGTGGCCAAGCGCTGA
- a CDS encoding TetR/AcrR family transcriptional regulator, translating to MTTGSGTASAPPEATPPAEASAAARPAAEPPATARPPAARRGSYRRLSVEARRAELLTAALGLFAHRAPEDVSLDDVALAAGASRPLVYRYFPGGKQQLYEAALRSAADELELCFAEPRSGPLSRRLSRVLDRYLAFVDKHDAGFSALLQSGSVVETSRTNAIVDEVRRAAAEEILLHLAVKEPGARLRMMVRTWITAVEAASLIWLDEEKQPPVEELRDWLVDQFVAMLTATATTDPQAARVIRAALIMEPAEGLVGRLARRVVPALGEASHLL from the coding sequence ATGACGACAGGCAGCGGCACCGCTTCGGCGCCCCCGGAGGCGACACCCCCGGCGGAGGCGAGCGCCGCCGCACGCCCGGCGGCGGAACCCCCGGCCACCGCCCGCCCGCCGGCCGCCCGGCGGGGGAGCTACCGCAGGCTGAGCGTCGAGGCGCGGCGGGCCGAACTCCTCACCGCCGCGCTCGGCCTCTTCGCCCACCGCGCGCCCGAGGACGTGTCGCTGGACGATGTGGCCTTGGCCGCCGGTGCCTCCCGTCCGCTGGTCTACCGCTACTTCCCGGGCGGTAAGCAGCAGTTGTACGAGGCGGCGCTGCGCAGCGCCGCCGATGAGCTGGAACTGTGCTTCGCGGAGCCCAGGAGCGGTCCGCTCAGCCGCCGGCTGAGCCGGGTGCTGGACCGCTATCTGGCCTTCGTGGACAAGCACGACGCGGGGTTCAGCGCGCTGTTGCAGAGCGGCAGCGTGGTCGAGACCTCGCGGACGAACGCGATCGTGGACGAGGTGCGGCGGGCGGCGGCCGAGGAGATTCTGCTCCATCTGGCGGTCAAGGAGCCCGGTGCGCGGCTGCGGATGATGGTGCGCACCTGGATCACGGCCGTCGAGGCGGCCTCGTTGATCTGGCTGGACGAGGAGAAGCAGCCGCCGGTGGAGGAGCTCCGCGACTGGCTGGTGGACCAGTTCGTGGCGATGCTGACCGCCACCGCGACCACCGATCCGCAGGCGGCCCGGGTGATACGGGCCGCGCTCATCATGGAGCCCGCCGAGGGCCTGGTGGGGCGGCTGGCACGCCGTGTTGTGCCCGCGCTGGGCGAGGCGTCGCATCTGCTGTGA
- a CDS encoding AurF N-oxygenase family protein, whose translation MTTTTEPPALRDALGLIKDRERVAERLLESSARHSFDPDTELDWDAPFEPGKWFWPPELVSLYDTPMWRRMPEEQRQLLARHEAAALASLGIWFEIILIQLMTRHIYDKPATSAHVRYALTEIADECRHSKMFARLITKSGTPAYPVTRLHHNLGRIFKAISTTPGSFTATLLGEEILDWMQRLTFPDERVQPLVRGVTRIHVVEEARHVRYAREELRRQMLRAPRWEAELTRIGSGEFSRIFSQAFINPKVYSDVGLDRRAAVAQVRASAHRREVMRSGAGKLTEFLDDVGVMRGVGRRLWKSSGLLA comes from the coding sequence ATGACCACCACGACCGAACCCCCCGCGCTCCGGGACGCGCTCGGGCTGATCAAGGACCGCGAACGGGTCGCGGAGCGACTGCTCGAGTCCTCCGCCAGGCACTCCTTCGACCCCGACACCGAACTCGACTGGGACGCGCCGTTCGAGCCCGGCAAGTGGTTCTGGCCACCGGAGCTGGTCTCGCTCTACGACACCCCCATGTGGCGGCGGATGCCCGAGGAGCAGCGGCAACTGCTGGCCCGGCACGAGGCGGCGGCGCTCGCCTCCCTGGGCATATGGTTCGAGATCATCCTCATCCAGCTCATGACCCGGCACATCTACGACAAGCCCGCGACCAGCGCCCATGTGCGGTACGCGCTCACCGAGATCGCCGACGAATGCCGCCACTCCAAGATGTTCGCGCGGCTGATCACCAAGAGCGGCACCCCGGCCTATCCGGTCACCCGGCTCCACCACAATCTGGGCCGGATCTTCAAGGCGATCTCCACCACGCCCGGTTCGTTCACCGCGACCCTCCTCGGTGAGGAGATCCTGGACTGGATGCAGCGGCTGACCTTCCCCGACGAGCGCGTGCAGCCGCTGGTGCGCGGGGTGACCCGGATCCATGTGGTCGAGGAGGCGCGCCATGTGCGGTACGCACGCGAGGAGCTGCGCCGCCAGATGCTGCGGGCGCCGCGCTGGGAGGCGGAGCTGACCCGGATCGGGTCGGGCGAGTTCTCCCGGATCTTCTCGCAGGCGTTCATCAACCCCAAGGTCTATTCGGACGTGGGGCTCGACCGGCGCGCGGCCGTCGCTCAAGTGCGGGCCAGCGCCCATCGCCGTGAGGTGATGCGCAGCGGCGCCGGCAAGCTGACCGAATTCCTCGACGACGTCGGGGTGATGCGGGGCGTGGGCCGCCGACTGTGGAAGAGCTCGGGGCTCCTGGCCTAG
- a CDS encoding ferritin-like domain-containing protein — protein MSTQELYAMDPGDPLWQVPAGGAARFNWEYDDHRARLLALYQKGKDKQWDAAKRIDWGLEVDPNDPLGTPDESLALYGTRHWDRMTERDKGELRHHVAAWQFSQFLHGEQGAMVCAARIVEAAPDLDAKFYSATQTMDEARHAELYSRFLHDKLGTFYPINTDLRTLLGDTLRDSRWDMAYLGMQVLIEGLALAAFGLIRDTTDKPLPQQILAYVMQDEARHVAFGRMALRDYYRQLSDAELREREEFVIEGCYLMRDRLRGVEVLENFGIPKAEAEEYCEQSPFLHMFRKLLFSRIVPCVKDIGLWGERLQRAYVDMGVLELGDSNLDLLMSQDEELAERLDERRFAAEEAARTGEVEEAIAEGAAEAEA, from the coding sequence GTGTCGACGCAAGAGCTCTACGCGATGGATCCCGGGGACCCCCTGTGGCAGGTGCCCGCCGGTGGCGCCGCCCGATTCAACTGGGAGTACGACGACCACCGGGCCCGGCTGCTCGCCCTCTACCAGAAGGGCAAGGACAAGCAGTGGGACGCGGCCAAGCGCATCGACTGGGGCCTGGAGGTGGATCCGAACGACCCCCTGGGCACCCCCGATGAGTCGCTCGCCCTCTACGGCACCCGCCACTGGGACCGGATGACCGAACGGGACAAGGGCGAGCTGCGGCATCACGTCGCCGCCTGGCAGTTCAGCCAGTTCCTCCACGGCGAACAGGGCGCGATGGTGTGCGCGGCCCGGATCGTCGAGGCCGCGCCCGACCTCGACGCGAAGTTCTACTCCGCCACCCAGACCATGGACGAGGCGCGCCACGCCGAGCTCTACAGCCGCTTCCTGCACGACAAGCTCGGCACGTTCTACCCCATCAACACCGATCTGCGGACCCTCCTCGGCGACACCCTCCGCGACTCCCGCTGGGACATGGCCTATCTGGGCATGCAGGTGCTCATCGAGGGCCTGGCGCTCGCCGCGTTCGGCCTCATCCGCGACACCACCGACAAGCCGCTGCCCCAGCAGATCCTCGCCTACGTCATGCAGGACGAGGCCCGCCATGTCGCCTTCGGCCGGATGGCCCTGCGCGACTACTACCGGCAGTTGAGCGACGCGGAGCTGCGGGAGCGCGAGGAGTTCGTCATCGAGGGCTGCTACCTGATGCGCGACCGGCTGCGCGGGGTGGAGGTCCTGGAGAACTTCGGCATCCCGAAGGCCGAGGCCGAGGAGTACTGCGAGCAGTCGCCGTTCCTGCATATGTTCCGCAAGCTGCTGTTCAGCCGGATCGTCCCCTGTGTGAAGGACATCGGGCTGTGGGGCGAGCGGCTCCAGCGGGCGTACGTCGACATGGGCGTGCTGGAGCTGGGCGACAGCAACCTCGACCTGCTGATGAGCCAGGATGAGGAACTCGCCGAGCGGCTGGACGAACGGCGCTTCGCGGCGGAGGAGGCGGCGCGCACGGGCGAGGTCGAGGAGGCGATCGCCGAGGGCGCGGCCGAGGCCGAGGCATGA
- a CDS encoding GNAT family N-acetyltransferase has protein sequence MRIRTSTSEELPVLQDIERAAGLCFRDVGMDEVADDEPLSLEELSRYQRAGRAWVAVDDADRAMAYLITDPVDGNVHIEQISVHPDSARRGVGRALIDHIAVRAADDGVPALTLTTFVDVAWNAPYYAARCGFRTLAEAELTPGLREIRRCEAGHGLDRWPRVCMRRDVG, from the coding sequence GTGCGGATTCGAACGAGCACCAGTGAAGAGCTCCCCGTCCTCCAGGACATAGAGCGCGCCGCCGGACTCTGCTTCCGGGACGTCGGGATGGACGAAGTCGCCGATGACGAGCCCCTGAGCCTGGAGGAGCTGAGCCGCTACCAGCGGGCCGGACGGGCCTGGGTCGCGGTGGACGACGCCGACCGGGCGATGGCGTATCTGATCACCGACCCCGTGGACGGAAACGTCCACATCGAGCAGATCTCGGTCCACCCCGACAGCGCCCGCCGTGGCGTGGGCCGGGCCCTGATCGACCACATCGCGGTACGGGCCGCCGACGACGGCGTCCCCGCGCTCACCCTGACCACCTTCGTCGACGTGGCCTGGAACGCCCCGTACTACGCCGCACGCTGCGGCTTCCGGACCCTGGCCGAGGCCGAGCTGACCCCCGGCCTCCGGGAGATCCGGCGCTGCGAGGCGGGCCACGGGCTGGACCGCTGGCCACGGGTGTGCATGCGCAGGGATGTGGGGTAG
- a CDS encoding MFS transporter, whose protein sequence is MSNSTELTAPAGTSGSPPVVRSPLRAWLAVAAVAVGTFSVVTTEMLPVGLLTSIGSALGVSDGTAGLAMTVPGLVAAFAAPLLTVTVGRFDRRLVLCGLMGLLAVANLLSAFASGFAVLLFARVLVGVSIGGVWSIAGGLAVRLVPERSTGHATTLIFSGIAVASVLGVPTGTLLGDLVHWRVAFAAIAALSPAVAAAMAVPLPPLPMAGTIWLREVPGLFRNVRLRTGLITTLLLVTGHFGAYTYVRPVLEDVAGVGTGLISMLLLAYGVAGIAGNFLAGTTAHRDPRRTLMVIFTLLAAAELLIPVAGATTAGAAVLLLVWGLAYGGVSVTCQTWALRAAPDAREAASALFVGVFNVAIGLGALLGGRAADVIAAPSVMWFGGALAVLALANMALFGSRGAVAASGRTGASSGHGATSSQVDQALR, encoded by the coding sequence ATGTCCAATAGCACGGAACTCACCGCTCCGGCAGGCACATCCGGGTCACCTCCGGTGGTGCGCTCGCCGCTCAGGGCCTGGCTCGCCGTCGCCGCCGTCGCGGTCGGCACCTTCTCGGTGGTCACCACCGAGATGCTGCCGGTCGGCCTGCTGACATCGATCGGCTCCGCGCTCGGCGTCTCGGACGGTACGGCGGGCCTGGCCATGACCGTGCCCGGGCTGGTCGCCGCGTTCGCCGCCCCGTTGCTCACCGTCACCGTCGGCCGCTTCGACCGGCGGCTGGTGCTGTGCGGTCTGATGGGGCTGCTGGCCGTGGCCAATCTGCTGTCCGCGTTCGCGTCCGGCTTCGCCGTCCTGCTGTTCGCCCGGGTGCTGGTCGGGGTGAGCATCGGCGGGGTGTGGTCGATCGCGGGCGGGCTCGCGGTGCGGCTGGTGCCCGAGCGGTCCACGGGCCACGCCACCACGCTGATCTTCAGCGGTATCGCGGTGGCCTCGGTGCTCGGGGTGCCGACCGGGACGCTCCTCGGCGATCTGGTCCACTGGCGGGTCGCGTTCGCCGCCATCGCCGCGCTGTCGCCGGCCGTGGCCGCCGCCATGGCCGTCCCCCTGCCGCCGTTGCCCATGGCCGGGACGATTTGGCTGCGCGAGGTGCCCGGGCTGTTCCGCAACGTCCGGCTGCGGACCGGCCTCATCACCACACTGCTGCTGGTCACCGGCCACTTCGGGGCCTACACCTACGTCCGCCCGGTGCTCGAGGACGTCGCCGGGGTCGGAACGGGCCTGATCAGCATGCTGCTGCTGGCGTACGGCGTGGCGGGCATCGCCGGGAACTTCCTGGCCGGCACCACCGCCCACCGCGATCCACGCCGCACCCTCATGGTCATCTTCACCCTGCTCGCGGCGGCCGAGCTGCTGATCCCGGTCGCCGGTGCCACGACGGCGGGGGCGGCCGTACTGCTGCTGGTGTGGGGCCTGGCGTACGGCGGGGTGTCGGTGACCTGCCAGACCTGGGCGCTGCGCGCGGCGCCGGACGCGCGGGAGGCGGCGTCGGCGCTGTTCGTCGGGGTCTTCAACGTGGCGATAGGGCTGGGCGCACTGCTCGGCGGCCGGGCGGCGGACGTGATCGCGGCCCCCAGCGTGATGTGGTTCGGGGGCGCGCTGGCGGTCCTCGCCCTGGCGAACATGGCGCTCTTCGGCAGCCGGGGGGCCGTCGCGGCGTCCGGCCGGACGGGGGCCTCCTCAGGCCATGGGGCCACGTCAAGCCAGGTGGACCAGGCGCTCAGGTGA
- a CDS encoding MFS transporter — MPQSAPPRLAEPLSAAPSGTPLPREVGGGFVAVLAFCGIAVSVMQTLVVPLVTELPQLLHTTSSNASWVVTATLLAGAVSTPVMGRLGDMFGKRRMLMVALALMVIGSLTCAVTSDLVVMVIGRAIQGGAMGAIPLGISIMRDELPPQKLGSAMALMSSSLGIGGALGMPAAAFVAQHTSWHVLFYGAAGLGVISIALVLAVIPESAVRTPSRFDVIGALGLTAGLVCLLLPITKGGDWGWTSGTSLGLFGAAVVILLLWGVFELRTAEPLVDLRTTARRQVLLTNLTSIMVGFSFYAMSLILPQLLQLPKATGYGLGQSMVMAGLYFAPMGVAMMLVSPLSARINAAKGPKVSLVLGLIVIGATYGAGLMMMDYIWQIVVLSTALGVGIGIAYSAMPTLIVSAVPAAETGAANGLNTLMRSIGMSTSSAVVGVILAHQTTDFGGVALPSKDGFQTSFLVACAASVGGLLIALFLPARRRAGLAGSAPVATSAPATATAADSAPIADSAPVAAPALVGAPAAVATSAATETAAEVGGVAYAEYGAEDMPALTGSVIHGRVLGPGDTPLADAAITLIDTGGRQLGRTVTGRDGRYRVPAPDTASVVLIGSATGYQPQAATLLVTDLPVVCDLRLSGGGGLTGSVRAVGGEPLAGATATATGPEGDVAASATADEKGEFALPELAPGTYTLTVAAAGHRPYATQVELTVGEPVRVDAELAPAARVRGTVRDRGGRPLGDTRVSLLDASGDVVGQVITGDDGSFGFEALTGDHYTVVASGYAPATRQITVGGAAGTERRDVDFLLGHGEE; from the coding sequence ATGCCCCAGTCAGCCCCACCTCGCCTCGCGGAACCTCTGAGCGCCGCGCCCTCCGGCACGCCGCTCCCGCGGGAGGTCGGCGGTGGCTTCGTGGCGGTGCTCGCGTTCTGCGGTATCGCCGTGTCCGTCATGCAGACGCTGGTCGTTCCGCTGGTCACCGAGCTGCCCCAGCTACTGCATACCACCAGTTCCAACGCGTCCTGGGTGGTCACCGCCACCCTGCTCGCCGGCGCCGTCTCCACCCCGGTCATGGGCCGGCTCGGGGACATGTTCGGCAAGCGCCGGATGCTGATGGTCGCGTTGGCGCTGATGGTCATCGGCTCGCTGACCTGCGCCGTCACCTCCGACCTGGTGGTGATGGTGATCGGCCGGGCCATCCAGGGCGGGGCCATGGGGGCCATCCCGCTCGGCATCAGCATCATGCGCGACGAGCTGCCGCCGCAGAAGCTGGGCTCGGCGATGGCTCTGATGAGCTCGTCGCTGGGCATCGGCGGCGCGCTGGGGATGCCCGCCGCCGCGTTCGTGGCGCAGCACACGAGCTGGCATGTGCTGTTCTACGGGGCCGCCGGCCTGGGCGTGATATCGATCGCCCTGGTACTCGCCGTCATCCCGGAGTCCGCCGTCCGCACCCCCAGCCGCTTCGACGTCATCGGCGCGCTCGGGCTGACGGCCGGACTCGTCTGTCTGCTGCTGCCCATCACCAAGGGCGGTGACTGGGGCTGGACGAGCGGCACCAGTCTCGGGCTGTTCGGCGCGGCCGTGGTGATCCTGCTCCTGTGGGGCGTCTTCGAGCTGCGCACCGCCGAGCCGCTGGTCGATCTGCGGACCACGGCTCGGCGTCAGGTGCTGCTGACCAACCTCACCTCGATCATGGTCGGCTTCTCGTTCTACGCGATGTCGCTGATCCTTCCGCAGTTGCTGCAGCTCCCGAAGGCCACCGGTTACGGCCTGGGCCAGTCGATGGTCATGGCGGGGCTCTACTTCGCCCCCATGGGCGTGGCGATGATGCTGGTCTCGCCGCTGTCCGCGCGGATCAACGCCGCGAAGGGGCCGAAGGTCTCGCTGGTCCTCGGGCTGATCGTGATCGGCGCGACGTACGGCGCGGGCCTGATGATGATGGACTACATCTGGCAGATCGTGGTGCTGTCCACCGCGCTCGGCGTCGGCATCGGCATCGCGTACTCGGCCATGCCCACGCTCATCGTCAGCGCCGTTCCGGCCGCCGAGACGGGGGCGGCGAACGGGCTCAACACCCTCATGCGGTCCATCGGCATGTCCACCTCCAGCGCGGTGGTGGGCGTGATCCTGGCGCACCAGACGACCGATTTCGGCGGGGTGGCGCTGCCGAGCAAGGACGGGTTCCAGACGTCGTTCCTGGTGGCGTGCGCGGCCTCGGTCGGCGGACTGCTGATCGCCCTGTTCCTGCCCGCGCGGCGGCGCGCCGGGCTGGCGGGCTCGGCTCCCGTGGCCACCTCGGCCCCCGCGACCGCGACCGCGGCGGACTCCGCCCCGATAGCCGACTCCGCACCCGTGGCCGCCCCCGCGCTCGTGGGCGCCCCGGCCGCCGTCGCCACCTCGGCCGCGACAGAGACCGCGGCAGAGGTCGGGGGTGTCGCCTACGCCGAGTACGGGGCGGAGGACATGCCCGCCCTCACCGGCAGCGTCATCCACGGCCGGGTCCTCGGCCCCGGCGACACCCCGCTCGCCGACGCCGCCATCACCCTCATCGACACCGGCGGCCGTCAGCTCGGCCGTACGGTCACCGGCCGCGACGGCCGGTACCGCGTGCCCGCCCCGGACACCGCGAGCGTCGTCCTCATCGGCTCGGCCACCGGGTACCAACCGCAGGCCGCCACGCTGCTGGTGACGGACCTGCCGGTGGTCTGCGATCTGCGGCTGTCCGGCGGGGGCGGGCTGACCGGGTCCGTACGGGCCGTCGGCGGGGAGCCGCTGGCCGGTGCGACCGCCACGGCCACCGGGCCCGAGGGCGACGTGGCGGCGTCCGCGACCGCCGACGAGAAGGGCGAGTTCGCGCTGCCGGAGCTGGCCCCGGGGACGTACACGCTGACCGTGGCCGCCGCCGGACACCGGCCGTACGCCACCCAGGTGGAACTCACCGTCGGTGAGCCGGTGCGGGTGGACGCGGAGCTGGCGCCGGCGGCCCGGGTCCGCGGCACCGTACGGGACCGGGGCGGCCGACCGCTCGGGGACACCCGGGTCTCGCTGCTGGACGCGTCCGGTGACGTGGTCGGCCAAGTCATCACCGGTGACGACGGGTCCTTCGGCTTCGAGGCGCTCACCGGCGATCACTACACGGTGGTGGCCAGCGGCTACGCCCCGGCGACCCGCCAGATCACGGTCGGCGGCGCGGCGGGCACCGAGCGGCGGGATGTGGACTTCCTGCTGGGTCACGGCGAGGAGTGA